Below is a genomic region from Helianthus annuus cultivar XRQ/B chromosome 2, HanXRQr2.0-SUNRISE, whole genome shotgun sequence.
CCGAATGCCAGCAGATGTTGAAGCATGCTGTGGATAGAAGCCAAGGCCAGTTGGTTGATTTAACTCTCATCGATGTATTGGATCATGAGCTTCTTCAATTTGTTGCTGCTAGGTATTGGATATATTGTGCATTTTTGCTTATAATTGCTCCAGAATCTTCCACATATTCACTAAAGCTTTTTATACCTTTTTTTTCAAAAGTTCTTTGATTGAGTTTAGTGAAACATAAAAAGCAAACTGTGATGAAAGCTCAAAGGGACATATTTAATGTATGAATTTTCGCTTTCTGTTCTGCATGCTCGTCTATTAGATTAAACTTTTAATATGTTTCTGCTTCTCTTCCACAGATCAAGTCAGCTTCGACGTCTAGAAATAATGTATTATTTTGTTGACCATGGAATCTGGAGTGAAGCTTTCAAGAAATTCCCATTATTGGAGGAACTCAGCCTTCTCAGAACAGACATTTCGCAAGAAGATATTGAAGTTGTTGGACAGCATTGCCCATTGCTAAAAACACTCAAAGTGAACCAACAAGCAATGACTCTGCAGAATGAGATAGCCTTGGCGATTGCGAAAAGCTTACCTAAGTTAACTCACCTTGAACTTATTGGGAGCAGCATTAAAAACACCGAGTTGCAGGCCATTCTGGATGGTTGCGGTCACCTTGA
It encodes:
- the LOC110915065 gene encoding putative F-box/LRR-repeat protein 23, whose product is MPSTSKSKSKSNRRKGKTVPKPKQVWRVKPPTRNWLELPSDLMVNILQRIGLKDILEKAQLVCTAWREICKDPALWRVVHLDNTFRCPFDKTECQQMLKHAVDRSQGQLVDLTLIDVLDHELLQFVAARSSQLRRLEIMYYFVDHGIWSEAFKKFPLLEELSLLRTDISQEDIEVVGQHCPLLKTLKVNQQAMTLQNEIALAIAKSLPKLTHLELIGSSIKNTELQAILDGCGHLESLDLRRCTHLDLNEDLGKRCSQQIKHLKLPNQHLESSIRDLLDDQR